In Malus sylvestris chromosome 15, drMalSylv7.2, whole genome shotgun sequence, a single genomic region encodes these proteins:
- the LOC126601606 gene encoding cytochrome P450 82A3-like, translating into MDSLPYANSITAGLFTVFIVFYYLSRRWRAANHKGKLSPPEAKGGWPIFGHLHLFGGSTPPHITLGAMADKYGPIFTIRLGVHPSLVISSSEIAKECYTTKDLSVLSRPKMVVVDHVSYNYAMFGFGPPGPYWREIRKIVTLELLSVRKVELLKHIRVSEVTTFLKELHELWSTKKKEGSKDGVVVELKQWLGDMTLNVILTMVAGKRYSVAAAGDEKKEARRVQTALRELFDYLGMFLVGDAVPYLRWLDWGGHEKAMKKSATEMHAIIAEWVEEHKQRRAKGDAKGEQDFIDALLSVLDGADLGSFDADTITKATSLNVIAGGGDTTMVTLTWAISLLLNNPHVMKKALNELDTKIGKKRVVSEEDISNLVYIQAIVKETLRLYPVGPLSGPRIFTEDCTIAGYHIRKGTRLIPNFWKIQTDLKNWPEPFEFKPERFLTTHKDVDLKGQHFQFIPFSSGRRSCPGLAFGLQMVQFTLASFLHAFEISNPSSAPIDMTESFGMTNVKAAPLNVLIKPRLSSELYG; encoded by the exons ACCAGAAGCCAAGGGTGGATGGCCTATATTTGGTCACCTTCATTTGTTCGGAGGCTCCACACCTCCTCACATAACTTTGGGAGCCATGGCGGACAAGTACGGACCCATTTTCACTATCCGCCTTGGCGTCCATCCGTCGTTGGTGATAAGCAGCAGTGAGATCGCAAAAGAATGCTACACAACCAAAGACTTGAGCGTACTCTCTCGCCCAAAGATGGTGGTTGTAGATCACGTTAGCTACAACTATGCAATGTTTGGGTTCGGACCACCTGGACCCTATTGGCGAGAAATTCGCAAGATCGTTACCTTGGAGTTGCTCTCAGTCCGGAAGGTTGAGCTGCTCAAGCACATTCGAGTGTCGGAagtgactactttcttaaaagaATTGCACGAACTTTGGAGTACAAAGAAAAAGGAGGGCTCGAAAGATGGAGTGGTTGTAGAGCTAAAGCAATGGCTTGGGGACATGACGCTGAACGTTATTCTTACAATGGTGGCCGGAAAGCGGTATTCGGTGGCTGCCGCTGGGGATGAGAAGAAAGAAGCGCGTAGGGTTCAGACTGCATTGAGGGAGTTATTTGATTATCTGGGCATGTTTTTGGTGGGTGATGCGGTTCCTTATCTGCGGTGGTTGGATTGGGGTGGACATGAGAAGGCAATGAAGAAAAGTGCAACGGAAATGCACGCCATTATTGCAGAGTGGGTTGAAGAGCATAAGCAGAGGAGAGCAAAAGGTGATGCAAAAGGAGAACAGGACTTCATAGATGCGTTGCTTTCTGTGCTTGATGGTGCAGACCTTGGCAGTTTTGATGCTGATACGATCACCAAAGCCACAAGTTTG AATGTTATTGCAGGAGGTGGCGATACCACCATGGTGACATTGACGTGGGCAATATCGTTATTGCTGAACAACCCTCACGTTATGAAAAAAGCTCTAAACGAACTGGACACCAAAATAGGCAAAAAAAGAGTTGTGAGTGAGGAAGATATAAGCAACTTGGTCTACATCCAAGCTATTGTAAAGGAGACGTTACGTTTGTACCCTGTAGGACCACTATCAGGGCCACGTATATTCACTGAAGATTGCACCATTGCTGGCTACCACATCCGAAAGGGCACCCGGTTGATCCCAAACTTCTGGAAGATCCAAACTGACCTGAAAAATTGGCCTGAGCCATTCGAGTTCAAGCCAGAGAGATTTCTTACCACACACAAGGATGTTGATCTGAAGGGTCAACATTTTCAGTTTATTCCTTTTTCAAGTGGTAGAAGATCATGCCCTGGTTTGGCATTTGGTCTTCAAATGGTGCAATTTACATTGGCTAGTTTTCTGCATGCATTTGAAATCTCAAACCCGTCGAGTGCACCAATTGATATGACAGAGAGTTTTGGAATGACTAACGTTAAGGCAGCTCCACTCAATGTTCTCATCAAACCTCGCTTATCTTCTGAACTCTATggataa
- the LOC126601613 gene encoding uncharacterized protein LOC126601613 translates to MKAQVLRRLEASLALISVYVFANHLCFRQESLTKTLQGTSSLQLGEREGSEWEQGRTRSKRAHKSFMFNEFGERVANHLKKKLRYMVQWILKRGFNVQKNYKNQVYHKTS, encoded by the exons ATGAAGGCACAAGTCCTTAGGCGCCTTGAAGCAAGTCTGGCACTCATCTCAGTCTACGTGTTTGCAAACCATTTGTGTTTTAG GCAAGAATCACTCACCAAGACATTGCAGGGCACGagt AGTCTCCAACTAGGAGAAAGAGAAGGATCTGAATGGGAGCAAGGCAGAACACGGAGCAAACGAGCGCATAAGAGTTTTATGTTCAATGAATTTGGGGAGAGGGTGGCcaatcatttgaaaaaaaaactcagGTATATGGTT CAGTGGATTCTTAAGAGGGGCTTCAATGTACAGAAGAATTACAAA AATCAGGTGTACCACAAAACTTCATAG
- the LOC126601604 gene encoding cytochrome P450 82A4-like, with protein MTVAKMDSLPYANSITAGLFTVIIVFYYLSRRWRAANHEGKLSPPEAKGGWPIFGHLHLFGGPTPPHITLGAMADKYGPIFTIRLGVQPSLVISSSEIAKECYTTNDLSILGRPKMVVADHVTYNYAMFAFGPPGPYWRQIRKIVTLELLSVRKVELLKHIRVSEVATFLKELHEHWSTKKKEGSKDGVVVELKQWFGDMMLNVILTMVAGKRFSVAATGDEKKEARRVQTALREFFDYLGMFLVGDAVPYLRWLDWGGHEKAMKKSATEMHAIIAEWLEEHKQRRAKGVAKGEKDFIDSLLSVLDGADLGSFDADTITKATSVNIIAGGGDTTMVPLTWAISLLVNNPQVLKKAVNELDTKIGKQRVVSEEDISNLVYIQAIVKETLRLYPVGPLSGPRLFTEDCTIAGYHIPKGTRLIPNFWKIQTDPKNWPEPFEFKPERFLTTHKDVDLKGRHFQFLPFSSGRRSCPGLAFGLQLVQFTLASFLHAFEISNPSSAPIDMTESFGITNVKATPLNVLIKPRLSSELYG; from the exons ATGACAGTTGCAAAAATGGATTCTCTGCCTTATGCAAACTCTATCACTGCTGGCCTGTTCACAGTAATCATCGTGTTCTATTACTTATCTCGAAGATGGAGAGCTGCCAATCACGAGGGCAAATTATCACCACCAGAAGCCAAGGGTGGATGGCCTATATTTGGTCACCTTCATTTGTTCGGAGGCCCCACACCTCCTCACATAACTTTGGGAGCCATGGCGGACAAGTACGGACCCATTTTCACTATCCGCCTTGGCGTCCAACCGTCGTTGGTGATAAGCAGCAGTGAGATCGCAAAAGAATGCTACACAACCAATGACTTGAGCATACTGGGTCGCCCAAAGATGGTGGTTGCAGATCACGTTACCTACAACTATGCCATGTTTGCGTTCGGACCACCTGGACCCTATTGGCGACAAATTCGCAAGATCGTTACCTTGGAGTTGCTCTCAGTCCGGAAGGTTGAGCTGCTCAAGCACATTCGAGTGTCGGAAGTGGCTACTTTCTTAAAAGAATTGCACGAACATTGGAGTACAAAGAAAAAGGAGGGCTCGAAAGATGGAGTGGTTGTAGAGCTAAAGCAATGGTTTGGGGACATGATGCTGAACGTTATTCTTACAATGGTGGCTGGAAAGCGGTTTTCGGTGGCTGCCACTGGGGATGAGAAGAAAGAAGCGCGTAGGGTTCAGACTGCATTGAGGGAGTTCTTTGATTATCTGGGCATGTTTTTGGTGGGTGATGCGGTTCCTTATCTGCGGTGGTTGGATTGGGGTGGACATGAGAAGGCAATGAAGAAAAGTGCAACGGAAATGCACGCCATTATTGCAGAGTGGCTTGAAGAGCATAAGCAGAGGAGAGCAAAAGGTGTtgcaaaaggagaaaaggaCTTCATAGATTCGTTGCTTTCTGTGCTTGATGGTGCGGACCTTGGCAGTTTCGATGCTGATACGATCACCAAAGCCACAAGCGTG AATATTATTGCAGGAGGTGGCGACACCACCATGGTGCCATTGACGTGGGCAATATCATTATTGGTGAACAACCCTCAAGTTTTGAAAAAAGCTGTAAACGAACTGGACACCAAAATAGGCAAACAAAGAGTTGTGAGTGAGGAAGATATAAGCAACTTGGTCTACATCCAAGCTATTGTAAAGGAGACGTTACGTTTGTACCCAGTAGGACCATTATCAGGGCCGCGTTTATTCACCGAAGATTGCACCATTGCTGGCTACCATATCCCAAAGGGCACCCGGTTGATCCCGAACTTCTGGAAGATCCAAACTGACCCGAAAAATTGGCCTGAGCCATTCGAGTTCAAGCCAGAGAGATTTCTTACCACACACAAGGATGTTGATCTGAAGGGTCGGCATTTtcagtttcttcctttttcaaGTGGTAGAAGATCATGTCCTGGTTTGGCATTTGGTCTTCAACTGGTGCAATTTACATTGGCTAGTTTTCTGCATGCGTTTGAAATCTCAAACCCGTCGAGTGCACCAATTGATATGACAGAGAGTTTTGGAATAACCAACGTTAAGGCAACTCCACTTAATGTTCTCATCAAACCTCGCTTATCTTCTGAACTTTATggataa